A genomic region of Antennarius striatus isolate MH-2024 chromosome 16, ASM4005453v1, whole genome shotgun sequence contains the following coding sequences:
- the LOC137610326 gene encoding uncharacterized protein yields MTDGEGRARFQYTECLEGQEPEEVHKEVRLALPTSSRKDARGHDVDPGGGHDEGEGEGEVERQKRDSDVLGEEEEWSSEVQEHEDEEPELEVEVGPTLGVRITAPIRDPDCISEEEEQQPYPALAPMAFFCLKQTTKPRNWCLRIVCNPYPFILWSLNPV; encoded by the coding sequence GGGAGAGCGCGCTTTCAGTACACAGAGTGCCTGGAGGGGCAGGAGCCGGAGGAAGTGCACAAGGAGGTGAGGCTTGCTTTGCCAACATCCTCCAGGAAGGATGCCCGGGGTCACGATGTTGACCCTGGTGGAGGCCATGACGAGGGTGAAGGTGAGGGTGAGGTGGAGAGGCAGAAAAGGGACAGTGATGTTCtgggtgaagaagaagaatggagtAGTGAAGTTCAGGAGCACGAAGATGAAGAACCGGAGCTGGAAGTGGAAGTTGGCCCAACGCTGGGAGTTCGAATCACAGCCCCAATTCGTGATCCAGACTGTatttcagaggaggaggagcagcaacCGTACCCGGCCCTGGCCCCCATGGCGTTCTTCTGCttaaaacaaaccacaaaaccTCGCAATTGGTGTCTTCGAATCGTCTGTAACCCATATCCTTTCATACTCTGGAGCCTTAACCCAGTCTGA